The following proteins come from a genomic window of Aquimarina sp. MAR_2010_214:
- the recJ gene encoding single-stranded-DNA-specific exonuclease RecJ, whose product MRWTLQPKPDISTIENLAKTLNVDIIIASLLVQRGITTFDQAKKFFRPSLEDIHDPFLMKDMDKATARIQKAVADGENIMVYGDYDVDGTTSVALLSSYLKTLSNQIATYIPDRYSEGYGISYIGIDYAHDNDISLIVALDCGIKAIEKVAYAKEKGIDFIICDHHRPGDKIPDAVAVLDPKRKDCEYPYKELCGCGVGFKLIQGLAVHQNQTIEDLFPYLDLVATAIGADIVPITGENRVLAYYGLQVINANPRIGFKAMLSEVKKETLTITDLVFIIAPRINAAGRMKHGLHAVNLLTEENLDIAQQYAAEIELYNNNRKDADKSITQEALTQVLQNKEEDRYTTVVYDENWHKGVIGIVASRLTETYYRPTLVFTKSGSKLAASARSVKGYDVYNALEACSEHIEQFGGHKYAAGLTLKEEQYLSFKQKFEKVVSSTIDKKMLIPEIAIDAALELDQITPKFYRILKQFAPFGPGNMAPVFMTEGLHDTGYGKCVGADEKHLKCRVQKNEVAIGTIGFNLGPKYDLITKGQYFKAAYTIDENEWNGEVSLQLKLKDIN is encoded by the coding sequence ATGAGATGGACACTACAACCAAAACCTGATATTTCAACAATAGAAAATCTGGCAAAAACTCTTAATGTAGATATAATAATTGCGTCACTGTTAGTGCAAAGAGGGATAACGACTTTTGATCAGGCCAAAAAATTCTTTAGACCGTCTTTAGAAGATATACACGATCCTTTTTTGATGAAAGATATGGATAAGGCAACTGCCAGAATCCAAAAAGCAGTAGCCGATGGCGAAAACATAATGGTATACGGAGATTATGATGTAGATGGTACTACATCTGTAGCATTACTGTCTTCTTATTTAAAAACATTATCTAATCAAATCGCTACATATATTCCTGATCGATATAGTGAAGGGTATGGGATATCATATATAGGAATTGATTATGCACATGATAATGATATTTCTCTTATTGTTGCTTTAGACTGTGGAATTAAAGCTATAGAGAAGGTAGCGTATGCCAAAGAAAAAGGAATCGATTTTATTATTTGTGATCACCATAGGCCAGGAGATAAGATTCCTGATGCAGTCGCAGTTTTGGATCCAAAACGTAAGGATTGCGAGTACCCGTATAAAGAATTATGCGGTTGTGGAGTAGGGTTTAAATTGATTCAAGGATTGGCAGTTCATCAAAATCAAACTATAGAAGATTTGTTTCCATATTTAGATCTCGTGGCTACTGCTATTGGGGCAGATATTGTGCCAATAACAGGTGAGAATCGTGTATTGGCATATTATGGCTTACAGGTTATTAATGCAAATCCTAGGATTGGATTTAAGGCAATGTTGTCTGAAGTAAAAAAAGAAACTCTGACGATAACAGATCTGGTGTTTATTATTGCACCCAGGATTAATGCAGCCGGAAGAATGAAACATGGGTTACATGCTGTTAATTTGTTGACAGAAGAAAATCTAGATATTGCACAACAATATGCTGCAGAAATAGAACTTTATAATAACAATAGAAAAGATGCTGATAAAAGCATAACTCAGGAGGCATTGACTCAGGTACTTCAAAATAAAGAAGAGGATAGATATACTACAGTTGTATATGACGAAAATTGGCATAAAGGAGTGATTGGTATTGTCGCATCACGATTGACAGAGACGTATTATCGCCCAACTTTGGTTTTTACAAAAAGTGGCTCAAAATTAGCAGCTTCTGCAAGATCTGTAAAAGGATATGATGTGTATAATGCATTAGAAGCCTGCTCGGAGCATATAGAACAATTTGGAGGTCATAAATATGCTGCAGGGTTAACATTAAAAGAAGAGCAATACCTGTCGTTTAAGCAGAAATTTGAAAAAGTAGTATCTTCTACTATTGATAAAAAAATGCTTATTCCTGAGATAGCTATTGATGCCGCTCTTGAATTAGATCAAATCACTCCTAAATTCTATCGCATTTTAAAACAATTTGCTCCATTTGGTCCAGGGAATATGGCTCCCGTTTTTATGACAGAAGGATTACATGATACCGGATATGGAAAATGTGTGGGAGCAGATGAGAAACATCTGAAGTGTAGAGTGCAAAAAAATGAAGTTGCTATAGGAACTATTGGCTTCAATCTTGGCCCCAAATATGATTTGATTACCAAAGGACAATACTTTAAAGCTGCGTATACTATTGATGAAAATGAATGGAATGGAGAAGTGTCTCTTCAATTAAAGTTGAAAGATATAAATTAG
- a CDS encoding carboxymuconolactone decarboxylase family protein, with protein sequence MALVTPLSADHDPETRELAEFFNETLGFCPNSVLTMQRRPAISKAFINLNKAVMANEGRVTSALKRMIAWVSSNATGCRYCQAHAIRAAERYGAEQEQLDNIWEYKTHAAFSDAERAALDFSLAASMVPNAVNETIKEELYKYWNEGEIVEMLGVISLFGYLNRWNDSMGTMVEEGAIQSGEKYLGKHGWEKGKHV encoded by the coding sequence ATGGCATTAGTTACTCCATTATCGGCAGATCATGATCCGGAAACCAGGGAATTAGCAGAATTTTTTAATGAAACCTTAGGGTTTTGTCCTAATTCTGTACTTACCATGCAAAGAAGGCCTGCTATTTCTAAAGCATTTATCAATCTTAATAAAGCCGTAATGGCAAATGAAGGTAGGGTAACTTCTGCATTAAAACGTATGATTGCCTGGGTAAGCAGTAATGCCACAGGATGTAGATATTGCCAGGCACATGCTATTCGTGCAGCCGAACGATACGGTGCAGAGCAAGAGCAGTTAGATAATATATGGGAGTATAAAACGCATGCCGCTTTTAGTGATGCAGAACGTGCAGCACTTGATTTTTCGCTTGCTGCATCAATGGTTCCTAATGCTGTAAACGAGACCATTAAAGAAGAATTATATAAATACTGGAATGAAGGTGAAATTGTAGAAATGTTAGGAGTGATTTCTTTATTTGGATATTTAAATCGCTGGAATGATTCTATGGGTACAATGGTTGAAGAAGGAGCTATTCAATCTGGTGAAAAATATTTAGGAAAACATGGTTGGGAAAAAGGAAAGCATGTTTAA
- a CDS encoding response regulator transcription factor: METIKLGLIDDHNLFREGIKSLLKRMANISLVLEAVSGKDLLAQLNNVVPDVILLDLEMGDMNGVDTTLKLQELYPDLKIIILTMHTEERMISYLMEAGANGYLLKDTTQHELETAIRSTYEKGFYFNPFVSEALLKGLKHKTSKPPAIRKDYHLTSRELEVLEGITQEFTTAEIAEQLFLSVRTIEGHRKNLMGKLGVKNTAGLVIKAVKEKIISV, from the coding sequence ATGGAGACTATAAAACTAGGACTGATTGATGATCATAACTTATTTCGCGAAGGTATAAAGTCGCTGTTAAAAAGAATGGCCAATATTTCATTGGTATTAGAAGCAGTGAGTGGTAAAGACCTGTTAGCACAGTTGAATAATGTGGTTCCGGATGTAATCCTTTTGGATTTAGAGATGGGAGATATGAACGGTGTAGACACAACTCTAAAATTACAAGAATTGTATCCTGACCTAAAAATTATTATTCTAACAATGCATACAGAAGAAAGAATGATCTCTTATTTAATGGAAGCAGGAGCTAATGGATATCTATTAAAAGATACTACCCAGCATGAGTTAGAAACAGCAATACGATCTACGTACGAAAAAGGGTTTTATTTTAATCCTTTTGTGTCAGAAGCATTATTAAAAGGGTTGAAGCATAAAACTTCTAAACCTCCTGCGATACGAAAAGATTATCACCTTACCTCTAGGGAACTGGAAGTGTTAGAAGGGATTACTCAAGAGTTTACAACAGCAGAAATTGCAGAACAACTTTTTCTAAGTGTAAGAACAATTGAAGGACATCGAAAAAACTTAATGGGTAAATTAGGTGTAAAAAATACAGCTGGTTTAGTGATTAAAGCAGTTAAAGAGAAGATCATTTCTGTTTAG
- a CDS encoding sensor histidine kinase, whose product MGEPEEAVALKVIIIGMVVIFLLSLSVIIFFILYQRRLLAQQQKHQKIESDYQKELLKTSIISQEEERSRIAKELHDDVGAMLTTTKLYFGQITPELPPKELIGIAKKMSSFFDDMIQSVRSISQDLRPVVLEKLGLIEAIQSLVQTINDSGKISVHFKNNTIKTIAKSKELNLYRIIQELITNTLKHAEASVIHVELKNKESSLIILYEDDGKGLEQKNLLHKKGLGLKNIESRLSVLSGNIHFLKKSSGMKVKIVIPV is encoded by the coding sequence ATGGGTGAACCCGAAGAAGCTGTAGCATTAAAGGTTATAATCATTGGTATGGTAGTAATTTTTTTGTTATCATTATCAGTAATCATATTTTTTATTCTTTATCAACGCAGGTTGTTGGCGCAACAGCAGAAACATCAAAAAATAGAATCTGATTATCAAAAAGAATTACTTAAGACTTCGATTATTAGTCAGGAAGAAGAAAGGAGTAGGATTGCCAAAGAATTACACGACGATGTGGGAGCGATGTTAACCACCACCAAATTGTATTTTGGGCAAATTACACCAGAATTACCTCCAAAAGAGCTTATAGGTATTGCCAAAAAAATGAGCTCTTTTTTCGATGACATGATACAAAGTGTACGTAGTATTTCACAAGATCTAAGACCAGTTGTTCTAGAGAAATTAGGGCTGATAGAAGCAATACAAAGCTTGGTGCAAACCATAAATGATTCGGGAAAAATTAGTGTACATTTTAAAAATAACACGATAAAAACGATAGCCAAATCAAAAGAACTTAACCTGTATAGAATCATTCAGGAATTAATTACGAATACGCTTAAACATGCAGAGGCTTCGGTGATACATGTTGAGTTAAAAAATAAAGAAAGTTCGTTAATTATACTTTATGAAGATGATGGGAAAGGTTTGGAACAAAAAAACCTTTTACATAAAAAAGGGCTAGGACTCAAAAATATAGAAAGTAGATTGTCGGTGCTTTCTGGAAATATACATTTTTTAAAAAAAAGCTCTGGTATGAAAGTGAAAATTGTAATACCAGTTTGA
- a CDS encoding M50 family metallopeptidase translates to MKNYPLLSIIGISLLVFLLWQLPYFGFIQYPLLLLGTWFHEMGHGLTAILLGGKFIYLEIYENGGGVAYSNVSTSYLPFNIARGITAAGGLLGPAISGAILIASARNKISSKIALWLLIIIMVLSLCLWIHELLALIILSVFAAILFFIAILRVRNLEAFTLLFLGTQCVLSTYLQIGYLFTKQFERDGKIQYSDTQMIAAHLPGTYWMWAILILLITMYLLYKSYRYYLKK, encoded by the coding sequence GTGAAAAACTACCCCTTGCTTTCTATAATAGGAATTAGCTTGCTTGTTTTTTTATTGTGGCAACTACCCTATTTTGGGTTCATACAGTATCCGCTATTACTGTTAGGCACTTGGTTTCATGAAATGGGCCATGGCTTAACTGCAATATTACTGGGAGGGAAGTTTATCTATCTCGAAATATATGAAAACGGAGGAGGTGTTGCCTACTCTAATGTTTCGACCAGTTATTTGCCTTTTAATATTGCCAGAGGTATTACTGCAGCAGGAGGATTATTGGGTCCTGCAATTTCGGGAGCCATACTTATAGCTTCTGCCAGAAATAAAATTAGCTCTAAAATCGCCTTATGGCTACTCATTATAATAATGGTACTATCATTATGTTTATGGATTCATGAACTGCTGGCATTAATTATCTTAAGTGTTTTTGCAGCAATTCTATTTTTTATTGCGATTCTTAGAGTAAGAAACCTCGAAGCTTTCACACTTTTGTTTTTAGGAACTCAATGTGTATTAAGTACATATCTGCAAATAGGGTACCTATTTACAAAACAATTCGAACGAGATGGTAAAATCCAATATTCTGACACGCAAATGATTGCAGCTCATCTACCTGGTACCTATTGGATGTGGGCAATATTGATTCTATTAATTACCATGTATCTACTGTATAAAAGTTATCGGTATTACTTAAAAAAATAA
- the rsmI gene encoding 16S rRNA (cytidine(1402)-2'-O)-methyltransferase, translated as MSKLYLVPTPIGNLDDMTFRAIKVLEAADLILAEDTRTSGKLLKHFEITTPMQSHHMHNEHKMVDRIIQKLNAGETIALISDAGTPAISDPGFLLTRACVEQGIAVECLPGATAFVPALVNSGLPNDKFIFEGFLPVKKGRQTRLKLLSEEPRTMVFYESPHKLIKTLGDFATYFGADRQVSVSRELSKLHEETIRGTAEEVIQHFENKPPKGEIVIIVKGKK; from the coding sequence ATGTCAAAACTATACCTTGTACCTACACCGATTGGTAATCTTGATGATATGACTTTTAGAGCTATCAAAGTTCTTGAAGCGGCAGATTTGATATTGGCCGAAGATACTCGAACTAGCGGAAAATTGTTAAAGCATTTTGAGATTACTACTCCTATGCAAAGTCACCATATGCATAATGAACATAAAATGGTGGACCGTATTATTCAAAAATTAAACGCAGGAGAAACTATTGCATTAATAAGCGATGCAGGTACTCCCGCAATAAGTGACCCTGGGTTTTTACTCACTAGAGCTTGTGTCGAGCAAGGGATAGCCGTAGAATGTCTTCCTGGAGCAACAGCTTTTGTACCTGCTTTGGTTAATAGCGGCTTACCCAATGATAAATTTATTTTTGAAGGATTTCTACCCGTAAAAAAAGGAAGACAAACCAGATTAAAACTTTTATCAGAAGAACCTAGAACGATGGTGTTTTATGAATCTCCTCACAAATTGATTAAGACATTAGGAGATTTTGCAACCTATTTTGGCGCAGATCGACAAGTTTCGGTATCACGTGAATTGAGTAAACTACATGAAGAAACGATACGAGGAACAGCAGAAGAGGTCATACAGCATTTTGAAAACAAACCTCCTAAAGGTGAAATTGTAATTATTGTAAAAGGAAAGAAATAG
- a CDS encoding DoxX family protein, with the protein MKIIYWIATIVLCAIMLYSAQMYFFKTEMIKGFFESFDYPTYIVIPLAVAKVLGITAILTNKIKWLKEWAYAGFFFDLVLATLAHHYAGHAIGLSLYAIIILIVSYAVGKKIRP; encoded by the coding sequence ATGAAAATTATATATTGGATTGCTACGATTGTTCTATGTGCTATAATGCTATACTCTGCTCAGATGTATTTTTTTAAAACTGAAATGATAAAAGGTTTTTTCGAAAGTTTTGATTACCCAACATATATAGTAATTCCCTTGGCAGTGGCTAAAGTATTAGGAATAACGGCTATTCTTACAAATAAAATAAAATGGCTCAAAGAATGGGCATATGCCGGTTTCTTTTTTGATTTGGTATTAGCTACTTTAGCGCATCATTATGCTGGGCATGCTATAGGATTATCGTTGTATGCGATTATAATTCTTATAGTTTCTTATGCTGTTGGTAAAAAAATAAGACCTTAA
- a CDS encoding thymidine kinase encodes MFLENTVNHKEQFGWIEVICGSMFSGKTEELIRRLKRAQFAKQNVEIFKPAIDVRYNDEMVVSHDANEIRSTPVPAAANIRILADTCDVVGIDEAQFFDDEIVSVCNDLANKGIRVIVAGLDMDFKGNPFGPMPALMATAEYVTKVHAVCTRTGNLAQFSYRKSAEDDLVLLGETDEYEPLSRAAYYKAMLKEKVNQMEVKDPKEISKKTKKTDE; translated from the coding sequence ATGTTTCTCGAAAATACGGTAAATCATAAAGAGCAATTTGGGTGGATAGAAGTAATCTGTGGTTCTATGTTTTCGGGTAAAACCGAAGAATTGATTCGCAGATTAAAGCGCGCACAATTTGCCAAACAAAATGTTGAAATTTTTAAACCTGCTATTGATGTCAGGTATAACGATGAAATGGTAGTCTCTCATGATGCTAATGAAATTCGTTCTACCCCTGTTCCTGCAGCAGCTAATATTAGAATTCTAGCTGACACTTGTGATGTTGTTGGAATTGACGAAGCGCAATTCTTTGATGATGAAATTGTATCAGTCTGTAATGATTTAGCTAATAAAGGAATTCGTGTTATCGTTGCTGGATTGGATATGGATTTTAAAGGAAATCCTTTTGGACCCATGCCAGCATTGATGGCTACAGCAGAATATGTTACCAAAGTACATGCTGTTTGTACCAGAACAGGAAACCTCGCTCAATTTAGCTATAGAAAATCCGCAGAAGATGATTTGGTCTTATTAGGAGAGACAGATGAGTATGAACCTTTAAGTCGAGCGGCATACTATAAAGCCATGCTTAAGGAAAAAGTAAATCAAATGGAGGTTAAAGACCCTAAAGAAATATCTAAAAAAACTAAAAAAACTGATGAGTAG
- the alr gene encoding alanine racemase: protein MSSVKETVLQINLAHLTHNFNYLKSKVNSNVKILAVVKASGYGSDAPIIAKHLEKIGADYFAVAYVSEGITLRESGIKTPILVLHPQPVNFQKLIEYQLEPSLYSARVLKTFIATATTLHQKNYPVHIKFNTGLNRIGFWENDVDHIIENLNTTEAIKVVALLSHLAASEDASERDFTIQQINSFKRIANNMIEKLGYTPILHQSNTSGILNYPEAHFGMVRAGIGLYGYGNDAKYDAALKPVAGLKSVISQIHELEPGESVGYNRAFIASEYTKTATIPIGHADGISRQYGNKKGFVTIHNKRAYLIGNVCMDMIMVDVTDIDCKEGDEVVIFDVDSSASAVAENIGTISYELLTAISPRVKRVVDDN from the coding sequence ATGAGTAGTGTAAAAGAAACCGTTTTGCAAATCAACCTGGCTCATCTTACTCATAATTTTAATTATTTAAAAAGCAAGGTTAACTCCAATGTTAAAATCTTGGCCGTAGTAAAAGCTTCGGGATATGGCAGTGATGCCCCTATAATTGCAAAACATTTAGAAAAGATAGGAGCAGACTATTTTGCCGTTGCTTATGTCTCAGAAGGGATTACACTTCGAGAATCAGGAATAAAAACTCCAATTTTAGTATTGCATCCACAGCCTGTAAATTTTCAAAAACTAATTGAATACCAATTAGAACCTAGCCTATATAGTGCGAGAGTTCTCAAAACATTTATAGCAACAGCTACTACTCTACATCAGAAAAATTATCCGGTTCATATCAAATTTAATACTGGATTAAACAGAATTGGTTTCTGGGAAAATGATGTTGATCATATTATTGAAAACCTCAATACAACTGAAGCAATTAAAGTAGTTGCTCTTCTTTCTCATCTGGCGGCTAGTGAAGATGCTTCAGAAAGGGATTTTACAATACAACAGATCAATTCTTTTAAAAGAATTGCTAATAATATGATTGAGAAGTTAGGGTATACGCCTATACTTCATCAATCCAATACTTCTGGGATTCTTAATTATCCCGAAGCACATTTTGGTATGGTACGAGCCGGCATAGGATTGTACGGATACGGAAACGATGCAAAATACGATGCAGCATTAAAGCCCGTAGCGGGTTTAAAATCCGTAATCTCACAGATTCATGAATTAGAACCCGGAGAATCAGTTGGGTATAACAGAGCATTTATTGCTTCAGAATATACCAAAACCGCTACAATACCTATTGGACATGCTGACGGAATTAGCAGGCAATATGGAAATAAAAAAGGGTTTGTAACTATACACAACAAAAGAGCGTATCTGATTGGTAATGTATGTATGGATATGATTATGGTAGATGTTACCGATATTGACTGTAAAGAAGGGGATGAAGTTGTTATTTTTGATGTAGATTCTAGTGCATCTGCTGTAGCCGAGAATATAGGAACAATCTCTTATGAATTACTTACCGCAATTTCTCCAAGAGTAAAACGTGTTGTCGATGATAATTGA
- a CDS encoding IS1595 family transposase, translated as MIPEDFRDFFISSSALVQSEIVSTLLEISTEGSALIDSNQSKAISCPHCKCNKIKANGKLKGVQRYVCNTCHKNFSETTGKFWYNLKKKDKVNRYLFCLLSGYSIRKSAKETGISIQTSFDWRHKLLVSFGSVSVDEFQGILESDDLFFAYSEKGNRNLDRPARKRGAKASKAGLSNEKVAVIASCDRSGNKDFKVATRGRISKSDLETILQGKLAKVETLCSDSHRSYTAFAKDKKVAHKKFNASKGQRAVDKIYHVQNVNNMDMRLRKFMEPFNGVATKYLQNYLNWFLVLEKIKNSTSKMATVAAIAFASNTAWMEFKNIVVNNMLFRT; from the coding sequence ATGATACCAGAAGATTTTAGAGATTTTTTCATTAGTTCATCGGCTTTGGTTCAATCAGAAATTGTTTCCACATTATTGGAGATCTCTACTGAGGGTTCAGCCCTGATTGATAGCAATCAGAGTAAAGCCATAAGCTGTCCTCATTGTAAGTGCAATAAAATTAAGGCTAATGGTAAGCTCAAAGGAGTACAGCGCTATGTTTGTAATACTTGTCATAAAAACTTTAGTGAAACTACCGGTAAGTTCTGGTACAACCTCAAGAAGAAAGACAAAGTTAATCGTTATTTATTCTGTTTACTCTCTGGATATAGTATTCGCAAGAGTGCCAAAGAAACAGGGATTTCTATTCAGACTTCTTTTGATTGGAGGCACAAATTACTTGTCTCCTTTGGGAGCGTAAGTGTGGATGAATTCCAAGGAATCCTAGAGAGTGATGATCTTTTCTTTGCTTACTCTGAAAAAGGGAATCGAAATTTGGATCGTCCTGCTAGAAAACGTGGCGCAAAGGCAAGTAAAGCTGGTCTCAGTAATGAAAAAGTAGCTGTGATAGCCAGTTGTGACCGATCAGGGAACAAAGATTTCAAAGTAGCTACCAGAGGTCGCATTAGTAAAAGTGACTTGGAGACTATATTACAAGGGAAGTTGGCTAAAGTAGAAACCCTTTGTAGCGACAGTCACAGAAGCTATACTGCATTTGCAAAAGACAAGAAGGTAGCACACAAAAAATTTAATGCTTCGAAGGGTCAAAGAGCTGTTGACAAAATATATCACGTACAAAATGTGAATAATATGGATATGCGTCTAAGGAAATTTATGGAGCCCTTCAATGGAGTGGCAACAAAATACCTTCAGAATTATCTGAATTGGTTTTTAGTCTTAGAAAAAATAAAAAATTCAACCAGTAAAATGGCAACCGTAGCAGCTATAGCCTTTGCTTCCAATACTGCCTGGATGGAATTTAAAAACATAGTAGTAAATAATATGCTTTTTAGAACTTAG
- the mscL gene encoding large conductance mechanosensitive channel protein MscL: protein MGFFKDFKSFLLKGDIVALATAVVIGGAFNKIVGSAVADIIMPIVGVITGGTDFTQKFIALDGGEYATLAAAQEAGAAVMTYGNLIQAIINFIIVGLFIFVVLKAYEKSKKKEEEAPAAPAGPTQEELLAEIRDLLKK, encoded by the coding sequence ATGGGGTTTTTTAAAGATTTTAAATCTTTCCTATTAAAAGGAGATATTGTTGCACTAGCCACTGCTGTTGTCATCGGAGGTGCATTTAATAAAATTGTTGGTTCTGCTGTAGCAGATATTATAATGCCTATTGTTGGTGTTATAACCGGAGGAACAGATTTTACTCAAAAGTTTATTGCTCTCGATGGTGGAGAGTATGCTACTCTTGCTGCTGCCCAAGAAGCAGGAGCCGCCGTTATGACCTATGGCAACCTGATACAAGCAATAATTAACTTTATTATTGTTGGTTTGTTTATTTTTGTGGTACTCAAAGCATATGAAAAATCTAAAAAGAAAGAAGAAGAAGCTCCTGCTGCACCAGCGGGTCCAACTCAAGAAGAGTTATTGGCAGAGATCAGAGATTTACTTAAGAAGTAA
- a CDS encoding aspartate-semialdehyde dehydrogenase, producing the protein MKVAVVGATGLVGTVMLKVLEERNFPVTELILVASERSIGKQISYKGKEFSVVGLATAIEMKPDVALFSAGGSTSQEWAPKFAEAGITVIDNSSAWRMDPTKKLVVPEINAKSLTKEDKIIANPNCSTIQLVMALGPLHDKYKINRAVISTYQSITGTGVKAVQQLENEYAGEKGEMAYPYPIHRNAIPHCDVFQENGYTKEEMKLVNETQKILDDRTIAVTATAIRIPVVGGHSESVNLEFDSDFNENEIRQLLNETSGVTVQDNPDTNTYPMPIYAEGKNDVFVGRIRRDHSRKNALNMWIVSDNLRKGAATNAVQIGEYLVENELIG; encoded by the coding sequence ATGAAAGTAGCTGTAGTAGGTGCTACCGGTCTGGTAGGAACCGTAATGTTAAAAGTATTAGAAGAAAGAAATTTTCCGGTAACAGAATTAATTCTCGTAGCCTCTGAACGATCTATTGGGAAACAAATTTCATATAAAGGCAAAGAGTTTTCTGTAGTAGGACTTGCTACTGCGATAGAAATGAAACCAGATGTTGCCTTATTCTCTGCTGGCGGAAGTACTTCTCAGGAATGGGCTCCAAAGTTTGCAGAAGCAGGAATAACTGTTATTGACAACTCATCTGCCTGGAGAATGGATCCTACAAAAAAACTAGTTGTTCCAGAAATCAATGCTAAATCATTGACCAAAGAAGATAAAATTATTGCCAACCCTAATTGTTCTACTATACAATTGGTTATGGCTTTAGGTCCATTACACGATAAATATAAAATAAACCGTGCTGTGATTTCTACGTATCAATCTATAACAGGTACCGGAGTAAAAGCAGTACAACAATTAGAAAATGAATATGCAGGTGAAAAAGGAGAAATGGCATATCCATATCCTATTCACCGTAATGCTATTCCACACTGTGATGTATTTCAGGAAAATGGATATACCAAAGAAGAGATGAAATTGGTGAACGAAACCCAAAAAATTCTTGATGACCGTACTATTGCAGTAACAGCAACAGCAATTCGTATTCCTGTAGTTGGTGGGCATAGTGAGAGTGTAAATCTCGAATTTGATAGTGATTTCAATGAAAATGAAATACGACAACTTCTAAATGAAACGTCTGGAGTTACCGTACAGGATAATCCTGATACAAATACGTATCCTATGCCTATCTATGCAGAAGGTAAAAATGATGTTTTTGTAGGTAGAATTAGAAGAGATCACTCTAGAAAAAATGCTTTAAATATGTGGATAGTATCAGATAATCTACGTAAAGGAGCAGCTACTAATGCAGTACAAATCGGAGAATACCTGGTGGAAAATGAACTTATAGGTTAA
- a CDS encoding DoxX family membrane protein yields the protein MLALRILLGVMLVVFGSNKFFEFMPAFEFTNPDAGIFFGALVNSYVLKVVGIIEVIVGLLLLINKALPFALIVLAPISVNIILFHATLDPVNIGPGALVFFINAFLIFKYWDKYKTLF from the coding sequence ATTTTAGCCTTAAGAATACTTCTGGGAGTGATGTTGGTTGTTTTTGGAAGTAATAAATTTTTTGAATTCATGCCTGCTTTTGAATTTACTAATCCTGATGCAGGTATCTTTTTTGGTGCATTAGTCAACAGTTATGTACTAAAAGTTGTCGGGATTATCGAGGTAATTGTCGGACTTTTACTTCTTATAAATAAAGCTCTTCCTTTTGCTCTGATAGTATTAGCTCCTATTTCTGTAAATATTATTTTATTCCACGCTACATTAGATCCCGTCAATATTGGCCCCGGAGCATTGGTTTTCTTCATAAACGCTTTCTTAATATTTAAATATTGGGACAAGTATAAAACACTTTTCTAA